The following proteins come from a genomic window of Trifolium pratense cultivar HEN17-A07 linkage group LG4, ARS_RC_1.1, whole genome shotgun sequence:
- the LOC123920644 gene encoding aberrant root formation protein 4, which produces MSISTEGEATQFRDSQAHNKLQTILQSYPKLAEVGHSHESENTILEIVSFLDSLLDATLSDPDNEHKENNAFEALSEIHGYICSQSLDQEVVDALSFELPKAVSKFAGISRNFLDMAISIIDQFIVKCGPRDMLSILCDTLGYSSKVTSTASYIVPPLSGLSKVLISIRRRQFQQVKVAVPVILNVLKAVCLESDEEELDNVFDRAIEIANSIYEVCNKLVDNVAREKLRALLGLYVLQCLALVSARDTTSGCHALVLQLSRISSYCGLSYLSLVTTYDVEAVAITVFGENKDDCMGCLSHVKHGAALSVVWGHVSEEVAHAAKEDMIAVKDELRKYQIKRWHAIGTLKHALSFVNLPWELKKHTINFLHCITDGDICGNCDDEHSQWPSYLPNIFSALQAVTMVIMYAPDPELRKNSFAVLKGVLADIPISERLDILKALITNANSSSMIAILLDLVRREMHTEIHSSMSVEKGVQQINHEAHPNISFWSPSVLELVGSVLRPPQGGPPSLPEQSDAVLSALNLYRFVLMTESTGKTNYTGVLSRSSLLKAYNEWLLPFRTLVTGIMAENKSDYDELAVDIVCTLNPLELVLYRCIELVEEKLKQVK; this is translated from the exons ATGTCGATATCCACCGAAGGCGAAGCCACTCAGTTTCGGGATTCTCAAGCTCACAATAAACTTCAAACTATTCTCCAATCATACCCTAAA TTGGCTGAAGTTGGACATTCTCATGAGTCTGAAAATACCATCTTGGAGATTGTCAGTTTTCTTGATTCTTTATTGGATGCTACTCTGTCCGATCCGGATAATGAACATAAAGAGAACAATGCATTTGAAGCTTTGTCTGAGATTCATGGATACATTTGTTCCCAGTCTCTTGACCAG GAAGTTGTTGATGCTCTTTCCTTTGAACTGCCAAAGGCTGTTTCGAAATTTGCTGGCATTTCAAGAAATTTTTTGGACATGGCAATTAGCATCATTGATCAGTTTATAGTGAAATGCGGTCCAAGGGATATGCTTTCCATTCTCTGTGAT ACATTAGGTTACTCGAGTAAGGTGACCAGCACTGCCAGTTACATTGTCCCTCCTTTATCAGGGCTCTCAAAGG TACTTATCTCCATCCGGAGGCGTCAGTTTCAGCAAGTAAAAGTAGCCGTTCCTGTGATTCTTAATGTATTGAAGGCTGTATGTTTGGAGTCAGATGAAGAAGAGCTTGATAATGTCTTTGACAGAGCTATTGAGATTGCAAATTCTATATATGAAGTTTGCAATAAGTTGGTG GATAATGTTGCAAGGGAGAAGCTCCGAGCTCTTCTTGGTCTATATGTCCTGCAATGCTTG GCTCTTGTTTCAGCTAGGGATACAACTTCTGGTTGTCATGCATTAGTATTACAACTGTCACGAATTTCATCATATTGTGGCTTATCTTATCTCAGTCTAGTAACAACTTATGACGTGGAGGCTGTGGCTATCACTGTTTTTGGAG AAAATAAAGATGATTGTATGGGTTGTTTATCTCATGTCAAGCATGGTGCCGCTCTTTCAG tGGTTTGGGGGCATGTCTCGGAGGAGGTTGCCCATGCTGCAAAAGAAGATATGATTGCTGTCAAGGATGAGCTTCGTAAATACCAGATCAAAAGGTGGCATGCAATAGGAACATTAAAACATGCACTTTCCTTTGTAAATCTGCCATGGGAGTTAAAGAAACATACTATCAACTTCTTGCATTGCATCACAGATGGAGATATCTGTGGAAACTGCGATGATGAACATTCCCAGTGGCCATCTTATCTGCCGAATATTTTCTCAGCTCTGCAG GCTGTTACAATGGTTATTATGTATGCGCCAGACCCAGAACTTAGAAAAAATTCCTTTGCTGTATTAAAAGGA GTACTTGCTGATATTCCAATTTCTGAAAGGCTTGACATCTTGAAAGCGTTGATTACAAATGCCAACTCTTCCTCCATG ATTGCTATTTTACTGGATCTTGTACGGAGGGAAATGCACACCGAAATCCACAGTAGTATGTCCGTAGAAAAAGGTGTCCAACAGATTAATCACGAAGCACATccaaatatatcattttggaGTCCCAGTGTCCTTGAGTTGGTAGGGTCAGTTCTAAGACCTCCACAGGGAGGACCTCCTTCCCTACCAGAGCAGAGTGATGCG GTGTTGTCAGCTCTCAACCTATACAGATTTGTATTAATGACAGAATCTACAG GAAAGACGAACTACACTGGAGTCTTGTCGAGGAGCAGTTTACTCAAGGCTTACAATGAATGGCTGCTTCCTTTCCGTACCCTAGTGACAGGTATAATGGCAGAGAACAAGAGTGATTATGATGAGCTTGCGGTTGACATTGTATGCACCCTAAATCCGCTTGAATTAGTGTTATATCGGTGCATTGAGCTTGTAGAAGAGAAGCTAAAGCAAGTCAAATAA